In Plasmodium chabaudi chabaudi strain AS genome assembly, chromosome: 9, the sequence CACCTCTTAGTATATCCAATAAGCCCAATGCCGAAATTTGAATTTAAAGATGAAATCAATGAAcctaatataaaaaaatacacttACCTTATACCATCAAAAATTGATGTAATTAAAGAAACGAAAGactttaatattttcctttCAAAACATGAAAATATGCCCAaagttttaatttttagtaacaaaaaaaaacctAATTATGTTCTTAACGCTTTGAGTAATAgctttaataaaaaattattattttgctatattaataatgaacTTGATGAgttagtaaaaaaatataacattaaaaattttccatctattattatgttaaagaaaaatcaaGTTGTTGATACatataaaggaaaaaataattttataaatatgtttgatTGGTTAAATATACATTCAGAAACTTTTGTTATGGGAGGAGGTTTTGATATTTCACCAGGAAAAACTAACTATAAACCATGGAAATTCGAAGCTGTACCCAAATTTACAAAACTATCACATGGtgatatatgttttaaacAAACAGACAAAGGATTATGTGTTATATACTTAAAAGAAGGAGAAAAATTAGATAAATCTGAAGAAGAAATGCTCATAAccttaaaagaaaaattcaAACCACAAATGAGTGGACGGTACTACCAAACAAgctttatacatataattcatACTTACATgcatttgaaaaattctAACTAAAACTACTTACTCTTTCCTTTCCCACCTTGAtccattataatatatttccatttttttctcttcttTGCAGTGGTGTAAACTTCCGATACATGTGGATTGATATAGCTACTGAAACAAACTTCCGAGCACTAttcgaattaaaaaaatatccatCCGTTGTTGTTTTCAACCCACACAAAAGAATTAGATATGCAACAATCAATGAAGATTTGATAGCTACAAAAGAAcatattgaaaaattattagaaaaaatatcagGAGGAGATGCTAAATTTACAATGCTAAAAGGACAAACATTACCCGAATTTATTCTCGATGAAAGTGAGGATGCTTCACCCGGAAAAGAcgaattataaaatagctAGCTAGCTagccatatttttttttttttttttttttacaacacACACATGTGTGTGTACATAAAATGCAgattacatatatagaaagatctatatatatataaatatttcatttataaatttgcaattttatatgtatatttatgtatatattattgctCCATTAAACTTCTCACCGtaaattatgaatttaACCACCTTTATGTCTTTtctcaatattttttttttcatatatatattcttatttttaatgacttgttcatatttttatgttatatatttaaaaaaaaaattacgtTGGGTATTTTTACGAAAGATAAAACATTATACTACTTCAATTAAccaacaaattaaaaaaatttattaatataccaatttaattaaataataaaacttgCTCATTCTAGCTCTAAAGTTTTTCTACATTAGctatctttttatttttttattttattaacgaTACTAATGAAATTAGTAAAGTCTTTTTGCATAAGTTCAAAGAAATGgcaaaaaaatcgaaagcCACAAACATttagcatatataaaatggtcttaaaacaattaacacacaaaaacaaaaaaaaataattcaattatgaaaaacaaATGTCATTTGTTGTGTCAAAAGTATAagtatgtaaaataaattgataTTTACATGTAGTAAATGGTGTATATTGTTCCTAAGATTTGCTTATTGCTTCATTACATAATCTCGAACATCCCAACACTTAACAGTCTGATCCCAAGAggttgataaaataaaattgttagTCCATTCCATCGATGAAACTCGACTTTTATGATTTAACATAGATAAATTAGGGTATGTTATTCTTATAGTTTTTTGAGTATTATTCAATGCACAAGTttcatttgaaaaaaaatccaaattaaaaatattattatttgtctTTGTAGATGAAGTAATACCATTTCTATTATTATCGCTTAAcgtatttaaataatttttttctgatattttactatttgtgttaaaattgttacttttgtaaataatatttggaTTAATAGATGAGGCACTACTTAACttattttcactttttaaatttctATTTCTTGATAATTTGTTAACGCCATCtggtttattttttgcagAATTAAATAGTTCTTGTTTTGAAATAACTTGAACATAAtgatcattatttatttttatatctgaTCCTGTTCCCTTTTTACTAAATTTTTCACTTcctataattttattactatttatattatagcTACTACTTTTATTTAGCAATTTTGTTGACTCTGCAACTTTCTTATTATCTTCTTCGGATATAATAGAGTTTGAACGACTATTAgatacttttattttatttaattctaAAAAGTTTTTACTAGCTTTTCGTATTTTAGATCCATCTCTTTTTATACTTAACACTTGATTAGTATTATCAAAAACAGATGCAGCACAACTTAATGAAGCAGCAAATTTATTAGTGTTTGAAAAACTTTTATCACATttccataattttatacttCCACTATCAGAAGAAGAACAAAAGAAgttactatattttttagaaaatgcTAAAGAACGTATTGGTGATGTATGCCcaacatatatttcaaCAGGTTGACTTTTTTCAAGACATCGaatatcaaatttttttatcaagcAATCTGATCCTcctgtatatatataattattacaattaaatattgtatTAATAGAATAGTTTGAATgtaaattatcatttatatatataggatTATTTTGTTGTCTTGaatctataaatattatttttcctttatatgtactaaaaatatgaaatttaaaattttcactATACGTACAAAAATTTTGACAATCTTCTTCTAtctcattatatttataaatattttttttattatttaaatctaataaacatatacatCCATCTTTACTTCCATaacttattttatcatccTCAAAATAgttaatacaaaatatagatCCACAATTTGATGAATacatttctatattttttttttcttcaatactttttttagaaacttttttttcaattttctCTTCTTCTATctgtttaatatttattaagtatatattttcattattgttAGTAGTTCCTACACAtagatttttttctttggaATTGTAGCTAGAACATAATATTGGgttatacaaatttatatttttaatattatttttatattctaaaCTCCATATAGAAATAGTATTATCATGGGAAGTTGTTACAAacctatttttatcaattataTGAATCCCTTCAACTGAATTTGTATGCCCTTTAAAACTCCATACAGGTTTTACATTATATTCCAACTTTTTATTCTCAAACAGACtctcattattttttatttcgaaCATATAGTCATCGCTGGATACCCAGTTCCGGATCCCCATTTCTCTCTAAATACGATGGAAACGGCAagtaaaaaacaaaaaaatcaataaaAGCCAAGAAAAGCCAAGAAAAGCCAAGAAAAGCCAAGAAAAGCCAAGAAAAGCCAAGAAAAATATCAGTAGACATGCACTTTTTTGTCTACAAATATTTGCCAGACAAAATGAGTCtatctattattattcaacCCAAACTTAAAGGAAGAAATATGttgaattataattttgaaaacactaaattatatatatatatatatatatatatacatccCTATACTTTAAGGAcacaaaaatatcaaaaacatatatttcttttttctttatgaatatgtaaaaatttataatcccatttttatacaatgcctaattcattttattcatattgttACTTTTCATTGTAAgcttatttaatatattatttaaagtatataaaaatatatatttttatataatttacgAAAATGTATACTATactcttattattttcatgaGTAAGACACACAAAAAGtcatatacacatattttttcctcgCAATGTGAtactattataatttttcttattcataattaaataacaTACTTGTGTGTATGTATGtagaataatttttctccAATATATCAAAGACTTTTATTtcgtatattttattacatctatgattcattaaattttattcagCCTATAATTGCTCCGACATATCGTAAAAAAGGTGCATAATTCATTATCcataatattcattatttaagcTTAATGtttgcattttttcattataaaaatagtaaattgaaaataatatgaattttattttatctctTTTTTATGATGCACCTTTTTGTCttagttttttttccactattttaataatattttttttcgcattttttatttttctcgCTTCAAAGTTTAGataatcattattttcatatagcTAGCTTTCGAAGCTTCATTCTTatttcacatttttaaaataacttTGTATGGATCATATTTTGGATATATTTCGCATTTCCAATTGAGCtgaaaaataacaaaactTATTATAAGCAGTCGATAGACAAGTAGATAGTTATATAGCTAAAGTAGACCCAATTCAAAGCTACCCTTTTTcgcaaataaaaattatgaccaagcgaaatggaaaataatcTAGCGATATCTTTGAACAATGCTAAGGATTAtctaaaaaagaaaaacgaAAATGGGCAATCTGTGTATGAACATATTTgtgatataattaattatataattttagaaaaacCAGATAAATGCTATGACAATTTTGAATTAATATCAACACaagtaaaagaaaataaaaaatgtatttataaaaataataataatacctCAAAAAgcatattaaaagaaattgaTCAAACCAATTCTACActtgataattatatactaaccgattatataaaacaaaaaaatgaatggatgcaaaagataaagaaaataattaacgaaataaaatatacagaaaaatataatgaacaaGACATAAATATTAGACCAACTAATTTGCcattttcaataaatttatttcatcaattagaattaataaaatgggCTGgttatcaaataaatactaGTCTAATATTCTATATTGAAaattctataaaaaatattttaaaaaaaaataaaaattcattaaTATCTTTAAACTTTTGGGGAATATTAAAaggaataaataatgattacTATATTTTAGAAGGCCaacttaaaaattataaaaaaccTTTATCTActtgtaataaaaaaaaaaaaaaaaacagccAAAGTTCCACAAGTTCTCAAAAATCACCTGACTCAGTCAGCTCAAATGAATCAACAATTTCAAACTCAAATGCTTCGACTACATCAACTACACCCAACACATCAGACAGTTATAATAGTGAAGATCAAAAAAGCCAAGATAAATCAGAAACAAATGATGtaaactatttatatacaaaagaCGAATATCAAaactttaataaaaaaatcaataaatatgtttattggGTCTCAATTAATGGTACTGGCAAATGGATTTTGCTAAAACCAACTACTCCAGagtatatagaaaaaacgAGCAAAGTTAACAAGCTACTAACTGGAAATAttaatcatattattacCTCCTTTCcaaatattcaaataaaagaaaaacattatttaaGAGCCCTTATTTCAATAATTTCATcttacacacatatatcaccaaaaaattattttactattaAAGCCCAAGAAGAGTCAGAACAAAATGAACAAACAGAcgatgaagaaaatgaaagtCAACAAGAAAATACACAATCTAGTGATGTCACTGATGAATCAGAAGGAagtgaaaatgataataattccGAACCcgcaataaataataaatttgaatttGATATAAATCTACTTTCAAATATTACGAATTGGGTATATTCCAGACATTATTTTCTACCAAATGGTCATATAACAtatccaaaaaataaatcaaaaaaagaaaaacatgataaaaattataaacaaattttagATCTAATTAAACAATCACCTCCTTTAAAAATActtagaaaaattaaaccacaaaaaaataatcaatcaaatatatatacatggaAAATTAAACATCTCAATCATGGATATTCATATGGAACAAATAATAACCACtatgatataattataatctacaattttatattttatggtgCTTTTACAATATACtataataaacaatattttaatttttatataggaACTGGTATTAAATCGAAACATGCTTTTATTCATACTTATCAACcagataaaatatattcagaTAATAGTGAATTATCCGAACAAGACCAAatagaataaaattattattaaatttatttattttttttttacaacttGTTAGAAATGTTATCATAATTCAGTTCTACCATTTGTcttatcattatattatctccctttataattttccatttcaTTTATCCTTATTTTACACAccaatatacaaaatattttttattttttattttgctaAGTTTAAATGTTGTCATATATAAACGAAATTCACGGAAAAACTTGTCATCAAATTAAtgatatttaaaataagaaaaaagtatataggATTAAatgtaaacaaaaaattaaatgccCATAAAGTTTGGCtcttaaaaatatgggACTAATTCCACCACTTTACAAGCCCTAGCCCATCTTGCTGCACACTCcccttaaaaaaataaaaaaaaacaataaaaataaattgttaCAATAAATTATAGCAATAAAATACTGCCTTTGCACACATAAATGAATCCCTTTAAACTTACTGTTATTGACATGGACGGTATTGACTCATCCTCATTAAGCTCGTTAGGGtctattataaattaaaaaataaataatatttggaAAACGCACACAAATAAAGCAAAGAAAACATGTATGCTTTGTAAtgatttttcatatataccACTAAAATATGTCTCTAAAATTCTTATTCTTATCggttcattttttgtataaaaacatttaataCCCTCGTATGTCCAATACCATTCATTTTTCTCATCATCactgaaaatattttttaaaaaaataagataaataaaaataataaaataatttaatgtaGCTGAAATATGAGAAATTTAAAGCCAAATTGTAATTcctttataattaaaaaaaaaaaaaaaattattaaaaaaaaaatagctagcTAGCTTACAATGCCTTTGGTTCCTTTAAATATGCTCGATTAActcttatattttcaaaaaaaccCAAACTAactgtataaataaaaatataaacaacaACCGTTTCAatatagtaataaataaataaactacatatttatatttgtcttatttttcaaaaaaatcaaaaaaaattgtaaccTATAATACCCTTGTGGTCTGAAGATTTTACATAACCTTctataatttcattttcatatgGATGGAAAAAAACTAAACGAAAAATAACATTTAGTCTAATTGTTCCACAtccttttaatatttctttattttttatttccaatatatcatataacCCAACACACAATCCAGCATTTTGCACCAcctgttaaaaaaaaaataaatcaaaaataataaattaaaaaacggCATACTCACCTATATAACACATATCcgtgtgtatatattttttatcgttTCTGCAGTATGCAAACAACATGCTATACCTTATctacatattttgttcttaataaaaattcaataatattttttatctcatcattattaaaatgggCTTCAATACTTATAACGTCTTCCATACGAAAGAGAGAAAACATTCTGTACGgtcagaaaaaaaaaatatatgcaaatatatacatgtgcAAAGacgaatatattttcatttttttaaatttatatcctATTTATAAATGGTTATGTATGTAATATCCCtaacacatatatataatcgaGTTCTTACATAAAAGGAAAAGGACTgtgaagaagaaaaaaaaacaactaTTCTACAAAAATAAGATTAATctaaacattttaaaattttatccTTTCGATTATTATCACATTATTTGGATTTTCACTCTTTAAATATCTATTTTGCTAtacatatttcattttttttaaatttctttttttttacatttattttaaaaataataatacacgTTCACAAATTAAgaatgtttatattatatctttagaaattttttttatttgttcttATATGTTTTTCCCCCCCTAATTATTCGtattgcatataaaaatatatagagagCGAcgtataattttataccTACAGCGACTGTTAACGATTCACTGTGTTTGTTTCTCTtttgtgcatatttatatataaagaaagtaattattttatcaatcctttctatttaaatttgctattatttttatatattttttcatgatttttatacttaaaattttttttcttttaaaattattttgtatacttttaataaaagcttgttttcaatttttagaaaatataataaattccATTCCCTCAAACAAagtcatatataaaatatagcgAACGTATTTATCATAACTGATATTTGCTACTGCTACTATTTTCCTTACATTcttcttattttattcattatcataaaaattcattttttcccaATTTCAATGccttatacatattttatcaaaattttttttactaatttTTACTTATAAAAAGTAACAACGACATATTTGATTAATCCTACCTCCAAAAAATGATACGGTAATTATACTATAGTGCATAAACAAGAGAAAATATgccaattttttatcattttacatacctattcatattttattaacaatatgaaaatatatcatactTATGCTTAtgtcatatttattataaatattgtgTATTTACCCTTACACATGTATCTACATACTTTAATATATCCATGCaacatcatttttattgctATCGATGTTGTAATTAGTATAGTTCTATTTGTGCTCCCCTTCGAATATCTCTTTAGTATTACACACATGCATTCATACTATATCCATACAcacgtatatatattccctTATTATTGTCTTAAATTCtattttccattatttttagaCCAACGGAAGTGAACGATTTGCCATAATTTTTGAACAGCTGAAGaaaattttctttcttttttataaatttgttaattttttgaagaCGTATTTAAACATACATGTGCAACATACAAAAT encodes:
- a CDS encoding thioredoxin-like mero protein, putative, with the translated sequence MTKLYFLFLFAIQFCSSFVNSSILESIKHNLQIVNNHNFNTVINKFRNEKVFFILFFKDSNKDIKNVIKNYDAVAEKFKGIMTLCAIDCDANSRLCDDELSLYVPDHKTSNTHHLLVYPISPMPKFEFKDEINEPNIKKYTYLIPSKIDVIKETKDFNIFLSKHENMPKVLIFSNKKKPNYVLNALSNSFNKKLLFCYINNELDELVKKYNIKNFPSIIMLKKNQVVDTYKGKNNFINMFDWLNIHSETFVMGGGFDISPGKTNYKPWKFEAVPKFTKLSHGDICFKQTDKGLCVIYLKEGEKLDKSEEEMLITLKEKFKPQMSGRGVNFRYMWIDIATETNFRALFELKKYPSVVVFNPHKRIRYATINEDLIATKEHIEKLLEKISGGDAKFTMLKGQTLPEFILDESEDASPGKDEL
- a CDS encoding WD repeat-containing protein, putative, which codes for MGIRNWVSSDDYMFEIKNNESLFENKKLEYNVKPVWSFKGHTNSVEGIHIIDKNRFVTTSHDNTISIWSLEYKNNIKNINLYNPILCSSYNSKEKNLCVGTTNNNENIYLINIKQIEEEKIEKKVSKKSIEEKKNIEMYSSNCGSIFCINYFEDDKISYGSKDGCICLLDLNNKKNIYKYNEIEEDCQNFCTYSENFKFHIFSTYKGKIIFIDSRQQNNPIYINDNLHSNYSINTIFNCNNYIYTGGSDCLIKKFDIRCLEKSQPVEIYVGHTSPIRSLAFSKKYSNFFCSSSDSGSIKLWKCDKSFSNTNKFAASLSCAASVFDNTNQVLSIKRDGSKIRKASKNFLELNKIKVSNSRSNSIISEEDNKKVAESTKLLNKSSSYNINSNKIIGSEKFSKKGTGSDIKINNDHYVQVISKQELFNSAKNKPDGVNKLSRNRNLKSENKLSSASSINPNIIYKSNNFNTNSKISEKNYLNTLSDNNRNGITSSTKTNNNIFNLDFFSNETCALNNTQKTIRITYPNLSMLNHKSRVSSMEWTNNFILSTSWDQTVKCWDVRDYVMKQ
- a CDS encoding radial spoke head protein, putative, giving the protein MENNLAISLNNAKDYLKKKNENGQSVYEHICDIINYIILEKPDKCYDNFELISTQVKENKKCIYKNNNNTSKSILKEIDQTNSTLDNYILTDYIKQKNEWMQKIKKIINEIKYTEKYNEQDINIRPTNLPFSINLFHQLELIKWAGYQINTSLIFYIENSIKNILKKNKNSLISLNFWGILKGINNDYYILEGQLKNYKKPLSTCNKKKKKNSQSSTSSQKSPDSVSSNESTISNSNASTTSTTPNTSDSYNSEDQKSQDKSETNDVNYLYTKDEYQNFNKKINKYVYWVSINGTGKWILLKPTTPEYIEKTSKVNKLLTGNINHIITSFPNIQIKEKHYLRALISIISSYTHISPKNYFTIKAQEESEQNEQTDDEENESQQENTQSSDVTDESEGSENDNNSEPAINNKFEFDINLLSNITNWVYSRHYFLPNGHITYPKNKSKKEKHDKNYKQILDLIKQSPPLKILRKIKPQKNNQSNIYTWKIKHLNHGYSYGTNNNHYDIIIIYNFIFYGAFTIYYNKQYFNFYIGTGIKSKHAFIHTYQPDKIYSDNSELSEQDQIE
- a CDS encoding DNA-directed RNA polymerase III subunit RPC8, putative, encoding MFSLFRMEDVISIEAHFNNDEIKNIIEFLLRTKYVDKVVQNAGLCVGLYDILEIKNKEILKGCGTIRLNVIFRLVFFHPYENEIIEGYVKSSDHKGIIVSLGFFENIRVNRAYLKEPKAFDDEKNEWYWTYEGIKCFYTKNEPIRIRILETYFSDPNELNEDESIPSMSITGSVQQDGLGLVKWWN